From the genome of Ignavibacteriales bacterium, one region includes:
- the lgt gene encoding prolipoprotein diacylglyceryl transferase, which produces MIYWDVNPDIFSIGPITIRWYGLFFAMSFLVGYQIMLVIFNKEKKSEQDLNDLVWIMILGTVLGARIGHCFFYNPSYYLKHPEEILQIWKGGLASHGAAIGIMIAIYFYVRKRKEMTYLWIFDRVVITVALAGFFIRMGNLFNSEIIGKPTNSTWGFVFTSVDMIPRHPAQLYESIAYLFIFFFLFWYYFHKEGKFKPGLLFGLFLVLIFSFRFFVEFFKEDQSPFEAGMFLNMGQLLSIPLVILGIYLLLRKEKKVIRIQ; this is translated from the coding sequence GTGATCTATTGGGATGTAAACCCCGACATTTTTTCAATTGGCCCCATCACTATTAGATGGTACGGTCTTTTTTTCGCAATGTCTTTCCTGGTCGGCTATCAAATAATGCTCGTCATATTCAATAAAGAGAAGAAAAGTGAGCAGGATCTAAATGACTTGGTTTGGATAATGATTCTTGGAACTGTACTTGGTGCCCGAATTGGGCATTGTTTCTTCTATAACCCATCATATTATCTTAAACATCCGGAAGAAATTCTGCAAATTTGGAAAGGCGGACTAGCAAGTCACGGCGCGGCGATTGGAATTATGATAGCCATTTATTTTTACGTTAGAAAAAGAAAAGAAATGACTTATCTATGGATTTTCGACCGCGTAGTAATTACGGTTGCCTTGGCTGGATTCTTTATACGAATGGGTAATCTTTTTAACTCGGAAATAATTGGTAAACCAACAAATTCCACTTGGGGATTTGTATTTACTTCAGTTGACATGATACCTCGTCATCCAGCACAACTCTATGAATCAATCGCATATCTATTCATCTTTTTCTTTCTGTTTTGGTATTATTTCCATAAGGAAGGAAAATTTAAGCCGGGATTACTTTTCGGGTTATTTCTTGTTCTGATTTTTTCATTTAGATTTTTTGTCGAATTTTTTAAAGAAGATCAATCGCCATTCGAAGCCGGAATGTTCCTTAACATGGGCCAACTTCTTAGTATTCCTCTAGTTATCTTAGGAATTTATCTTCTCTTACGAAAAGAGAAAAAAGTAATTAGAATTCAATAA
- a CDS encoding sensor histidine kinase: protein MSLNDLIKSLFDPANPIYLSIIIVVAFFSLIFFVYKYLINPSISKYKIEKENIELQSAKLMALFAQLDPDPLIRIDSTGTIIETNKAAQKVLSTFELKGKKVNDVLPFVNFVPGSNLNENQSNLLTYTIDNRIFSVLYRSEPSLDITHIYFHDITDIKTYQEKLIESQNKLRDLSDHLQNLIEKERQRIASGLHDGIGQSLSMLRIKLLRLSEKDTSPAQRMNYQSIVDTLEDTILELKTISYDLKPKMLEEMGLGFALKYLVDRVVTETGLVAEVNVVGGEYRLESKLEIYLYRIVQESITNILKYSKATNFSIQLVISMQSLRLIISDNGKGFDVEEVNSRKNTLHGLGLINMRERVESYQGQLKIESSPESGTLIVIEIPMRNDLIWQNQNQYAL from the coding sequence ATGAGTCTTAACGATCTAATCAAGTCATTATTCGACCCCGCTAACCCAATCTACCTTTCTATCATCATTGTAGTAGCTTTTTTTAGTTTGATATTTTTCGTTTATAAATATTTGATCAATCCTTCAATTTCTAAATACAAAATTGAAAAAGAGAATATTGAACTCCAGTCCGCAAAATTAATGGCATTATTTGCCCAATTAGATCCTGACCCGTTAATAAGAATCGATTCGACAGGAACAATTATTGAGACAAATAAAGCTGCACAGAAGGTCTTATCAACTTTTGAATTGAAGGGGAAAAAAGTAAATGATGTTCTTCCTTTCGTTAATTTCGTTCCCGGTTCCAATTTAAATGAAAACCAGAGTAATCTTTTAACATATACAATCGATAATAGAATTTTCTCAGTACTTTATAGAAGTGAACCGAGTTTGGATATTACCCATATCTATTTCCACGATATAACGGATATTAAAACCTATCAGGAAAAATTAATAGAGTCGCAAAATAAATTGCGCGATTTATCGGACCATCTTCAAAATTTAATTGAGAAAGAAAGACAGAGAATTGCCAGCGGACTTCATGATGGGATTGGACAAAGCTTATCAATGTTAAGAATAAAATTACTTAGACTGAGCGAAAAAGATACCAGCCCGGCACAGAGAATGAACTACCAAAGTATTGTAGATACTTTGGAGGATACGATTCTTGAATTGAAAACTATTTCTTACGATTTAAAGCCAAAGATGTTAGAGGAAATGGGACTTGGATTTGCTTTGAAATACCTCGTTGACAGAGTCGTTACAGAAACCGGCTTAGTTGCCGAAGTGAATGTTGTCGGAGGAGAATATCGTTTAGAAAGCAAATTAGAAATTTACCTGTACAGAATTGTTCAAGAATCTATAACAAACATTTTGAAATACTCGAAAGCAACAAATTTCAGCATTCAATTGGTTATCTCAATGCAATCTTTAAGATTGATCATATCGGATAACGGCAAAGGATTTGATGTTGAAGAAGTTAACTCTAGAAAAAATACTTTACACGGTCTGGGATTAATTAATATGAGAGAAAGGGTTGAATCATATCAAGGTCAGTTGAAAATTGAATCATCCCCCGAAAGCGGAACATTGATTGTAATTGAAATTCCTATGAGGAACGACTTAATATGGCAGAATCAAAACCAATACGCATTATAA
- a CDS encoding response regulator transcription factor, whose amino-acid sequence MAESKPIRIIIADDHKLFRSGIISLLEDVEEILIVSEVENGNDLIEKYSEVNPDVILVDISMPGINGIEAIKTIKKKHEDVKALMLSMYDSDEYVFYALKSGAKGLLSKNTMKGELIHAIKIVYSNKRYFGVTLNEEKIIELEKKYRMLVSTDLESFNQLNMKDRNILEYISKGMTSQEIADQFKVSKKTIDYYRSRIMQRLQIKSLPELISYAVRYSMINKLFEE is encoded by the coding sequence ATGGCAGAATCAAAACCAATACGCATTATAATAGCAGATGATCATAAACTCTTTCGCAGCGGAATAATATCGCTGTTAGAGGATGTTGAAGAAATTCTTATTGTTTCCGAAGTGGAAAACGGTAACGACCTAATTGAGAAATATTCAGAGGTTAATCCCGATGTGATACTTGTTGATATCTCCATGCCCGGAATAAACGGAATTGAAGCTATCAAAACAATTAAGAAAAAGCATGAAGATGTTAAAGCGCTTATGCTGTCAATGTATGACAGCGATGAATATGTTTTTTACGCATTAAAGAGTGGCGCAAAAGGTTTGTTGAGTAAGAATACCATGAAGGGAGAGTTAATTCATGCGATTAAGATTGTTTACTCAAACAAACGGTACTTTGGCGTTACACTTAACGAAGAAAAAATAATAGAACTGGAAAAGAAATATAGAATGCTTGTTTCTACCGATCTGGAAAGTTTTAATCAACTCAACATGAAAGACAGAAATATTTTGGAATATATAAGCAAAGGAATGACAAGCCAGGAGATTGCCGACCAATTCAAGGTGAGCAAGAAAACTATTGATTACTACCGCTCGCGTATAATGCAGCGTCTTCAAATTAAATCGCTCCCCGAATTGATTTCATATGCGGTTCGTTACTCTATGATAAACAAATTGTTTGAAGAATAA
- a CDS encoding heme exporter protein CcmB, with the protein MKAFALFKKDWQSELRTRYAINALAMFILVTISVIMFSIGNEKITEYLTGGLLWVVIFFSAMSGLSRAFVSEEERGTSMTLHLLASPSTIFSGKLIFNLLLVFLMNFVITFLFSILFTSFIIKNISLFAIAFLFGNIGIAISSTIIAAIISKASSKGTLYPVLSFPILLPLILTLLELTKFAMDGNSVSGSLVEILVLICYDVIMGTASYLLFEFIWKE; encoded by the coding sequence ATGAAAGCATTCGCACTATTCAAAAAAGATTGGCAATCGGAACTGCGTACACGTTATGCAATTAATGCTCTCGCTATGTTTATTCTTGTTACAATCAGTGTTATAATGTTTTCAATCGGTAATGAAAAGATTACAGAATATTTAACAGGCGGTTTGTTGTGGGTTGTGATATTTTTCTCTGCAATGTCCGGTCTTTCCCGTGCGTTTGTCTCGGAAGAAGAGCGGGGAACATCAATGACGCTCCATCTTCTCGCTTCTCCTTCAACAATATTTTCCGGTAAACTTATTTTTAATCTCTTATTAGTCTTCTTGATGAATTTTGTCATCACATTTCTTTTTTCAATTCTCTTCACATCATTTATCATAAAAAATATTTCACTCTTTGCTATTGCATTTCTGTTTGGAAATATCGGCATCGCCATTTCATCTACTATTATAGCGGCAATAATTTCCAAAGCAAGTTCCAAGGGAACTCTTTACCCGGTACTTTCATTTCCAATTCTTTTGCCTCTTATTTTAACTCTGCTTGAATTAACAAAATTCGCCATGGATGGAAATTCAGTCAGCGGGTCGCTGGTGGAAATCCTAGTCTTGATCTGTTACGATGTAATAATGGGGACGGCTTCTTACCTTTTATTCGAGTTTATCTGGAAAGAATAG
- a CDS encoding ABC transporter ATP-binding protein gives MIDYTVELNNLIKFFGRRLIFDGINFSFSSRNVYGISGPNGSGKSTLVKIIADLISSTRGKVVHKYGEKIIEPEDLHNFLGFVSPYLFLYDEFTAEENLIYSANIRGIKFNKERSDYFFGALNLFERRNDLVRGYSSGMKQRLKFIFALLHEPQLIILDEPTSNLDNSGKEIVYKIIKEESKKNLIVIASNEDSDLELCTEVIDLEKFKKQTGK, from the coding sequence ATGATTGATTATACAGTTGAGCTAAATAATCTTATCAAATTCTTCGGAAGAAGATTGATCTTCGACGGAATCAATTTTTCTTTTTCATCTCGAAATGTTTACGGAATTTCAGGTCCGAACGGATCTGGGAAGTCGACACTTGTTAAAATAATTGCCGATTTGATCTCGTCAACCCGGGGTAAAGTAGTTCATAAATACGGTGAAAAAATTATTGAGCCGGAAGATCTTCACAATTTTCTTGGCTTTGTATCGCCTTATCTTTTCCTATATGATGAGTTTACCGCAGAGGAAAACTTGATTTACTCGGCTAATATTCGCGGAATAAAATTCAACAAAGAGCGATCCGATTATTTTTTTGGTGCACTAAACCTTTTTGAAAGAAGAAACGATTTAGTGCGCGGGTATTCATCCGGAATGAAGCAGAGATTAAAATTTATTTTTGCACTTTTACATGAGCCGCAGTTAATAATTTTAGATGAACCCACATCAAACCTTGATAATTCCGGTAAAGAAATTGTATATAAGATTATTAAGGAAGAATCAAAAAAGAATCTAATTGTAATTGCATCAAACGAAGATTCAGATCTTGAACTATGCACTGAAGTTATTGACCTGGAAAAATTTAAGAAGCAGACGGGCAAATGA